The segment CAATTGAATCTCTGGTCACAGCATTAACtcgtgtacggtttctctccagtgtggatcctctcgtgtCTTTTTTGTTTTGATGAACAATTGAATCTCTGGTCACAGCATTAACtcgtgtacggtttctctccagtgtggatcctctcgtgtcttttttgttttgatgaacaattgaatctcttgtcacagcaTGAACACttgtatggtttctctccagtgtggatcctctcatgtatgtTCAGGTCTCCTGACCTACTGAATCTCTTTTCACAATGtgaacacttaaaaggtttctctccatgGTGGATTCTCTCATGAGTTTTCAGATTTTCTGGCAGATTGATTTTTTTGTCATAGTGTGAACACctaaaaggtttttctccagtgtggatcctctcatgagTTTTCAGATTTGCTGGCAGACTGAATgttttgtcacagtgtgaacacttaaaaggtttctctccagtgtggatcctctcatgtcttttccGATTTTCTTGCAGACTGAATTTTTTGTCACAGCGtgaacacttaaaaggtttctctccagtgtggatcctctcatgtattttcagactTGCTGGCAGACTGAATTTTTTGTCACAGCGTGAACACttaaaaggtttttctccagtgtggatcctctcatgtgttttcagactaGCTGGCAGACTGAATTTTTTGTCACAGCGtgaacacttaaaaggtttctctccagtgtggatcctctcatgtattttcagactTGCTGGCAGACTGAATTTTTTGTCACAGCGTGAACACttaaaaggtttttctccagtgtggatcctctcatgtgttttcagactaGCTGGCAGACTGAATTTTTTGTCACAGCGTGAACACctaaaaggtttttctccagtgtggatcctctcatgagTTTTCAGATTTGCTGGCAGACTGAATgttttgtcacagtgtgaacacttaaaaggtttctctccagtgtggatcctctcatgtcttttccGATTTTCTGGCAGACTGAATTTTTTGTCACAGCGtgaacacttaaaaggtttctctccagtgtggatcctctcatgtattttcagactTGCTGGCAGACTGAATTTTTTGTCACAGCGTGAACACttaaaaggtttttctccagtgtggatcctctcatgagTTTTCAGATTTGCTGGCTGACTGAATGTTTTGTCACAATGtgaacacttaaaaggtttctctccagtgtggatcctctcatgagTTTTCAGATTTGCTGGCAGACTGAATGTTTTGTCACAATGtgaacacttaaaaggtttctctccagtgtggatcctctcatgttttTTCAGATTTCCTGGCTGGCTGAATTTTTGgtcacagtgtgaacacacataatgtttttctccagtgtggatcctctcatgagTTTTCAGATTTGCTGGCTGACTGA is part of the Garra rufa chromosome 1, GarRuf1.0, whole genome shotgun sequence genome and harbors:
- the LOC141328703 gene encoding uncharacterized protein, with protein sequence MRIHTGEKPFTCDQCGKRFTQAGHLRRHMTIHTRVKQHACDQCGKMFLKDSVLKRHLKVHSNEKPHSCYLCGNSFTGNLQNVKVHQKIDNGVRKYICFECEKTVTSETCTKLHERIHTGEKPFKCSQCDKKFSRLANLKTHEMIHTGEKPFKCSQCDKKFSRLANLKRHEMIHHGEKHFKCSQCDKKFSLPENLKRHEMIHTGVKPFKCSHCDKKFSLSANLKTHEMIHTGVKPFKCSHCDKKFSWSASLKTHERIHTGEKPFNCSQCDKKFSQPANLKTHERIHTGEKHYVCSHCDQKFSQPGNLKKHERIHTGEKPFKCSHCDKTFSLPANLKTHERIHTGEKPFKCSHCDKTFSQPANLKTHERIHTGEKPFKCSRCDKKFSLPASLKIHERIHTGEKPFKCSRCDKKFSLPENRKRHERIHTGEKPFKCSHCDKTFSLPANLKTHERIHTGEKPFRCSRCDKKFSLPASLKTHERIHTGEKPFKCSRCDKKFSLPASLKIHERIHTGEKPFKCSRCDKKFSLPASLKTHERIHTGEKPFKCSRCDKKFSLPASLKIHERIHTGEKPFKCSRCDKKFSLQENRKRHERIHTGEKPFKCSHCDKTFSLPANLKTHERIHTGEKPFRCSHYDKKINLPENLKTHERIHHGEKPFKCSHCEKRFSRSGDLNIHERIHTGEKPYKCSCCDKRFNCSSKQKRHERIHTGEKPYTS